The following proteins are encoded in a genomic region of Deinococcus sp. YIM 134068:
- a CDS encoding YkoP family protein: MPAKDDPHASPLTRRARRALSRAGAHGALHGGHPGDPRVGLTVPATTPDEVQEGITALGTAGVRATLLVPVGLADTDAEVLRLATNAGHEVAGQGDPAGLTRLDVAVGGTVTAWAFDPSLSGVQLRALAASGVRPLPLPSPAPELGLTLRVSPADLPGTLARLRTLGYRPVPVRELPDLRPATPRDLLIHVYRRLVDDRFARSHGVLPLTERADGVMRVALRPMPAVLPFPPGSLAAELHLHSPRLVGLNARGSLTAYRAYQRSLRDVAAALRDRPEFGDARAVFAVTLFHGPLEKNGFTLTPLPPMQARVYGLGFRVMRVVYGTRVAPSETEPRMAWMEREAFLRRHG; the protein is encoded by the coding sequence ATGCCCGCGAAGGACGACCCCCACGCCTCCCCGCTGACCCGCCGGGCGCGCCGTGCCCTGAGCCGCGCGGGTGCCCACGGTGCCCTCCACGGCGGCCACCCCGGCGACCCACGTGTGGGTCTGACGGTGCCCGCTACCACGCCGGACGAGGTGCAGGAGGGAATAACGGCGTTGGGGACGGCAGGGGTGAGGGCGACGCTGCTCGTCCCGGTCGGACTCGCGGACACGGACGCCGAGGTGCTGCGCCTCGCCACGAACGCCGGGCACGAGGTCGCGGGGCAGGGCGACCCGGCTGGGCTGACCCGGCTGGACGTGGCGGTGGGCGGGACCGTGACGGCGTGGGCCTTCGATCCCTCCCTGAGCGGCGTCCAACTTCGTGCCCTCGCCGCGTCGGGCGTGCGTCCCCTGCCCCTCCCCTCCCCAGCGCCCGAGCTGGGCCTCACCCTGCGCGTCTCCCCCGCCGACCTTCCCGGCACCCTCGCCCGGCTGCGGACACTCGGCTACCGTCCCGTGCCCGTGCGCGAGTTGCCCGACCTGCGGCCCGCCACCCCCCGCGACCTCCTCATTCACGTCTACCGCCGCCTCGTGGACGACCGCTTCGCCCGCTCTCACGGGGTCCTGCCCCTCACCGAGCGGGCCGACGGGGTGATGCGGGTGGCGCTGCGGCCCATGCCCGCCGTGCTGCCCTTTCCACCCGGCTCACTGGCCGCCGAACTCCACCTGCACAGCCCGCGCCTCGTGGGCCTGAACGCGCGGGGGTCGCTGACGGCCTACCGCGCCTACCAGCGGTCGTTGCGGGATGTGGCCGCCGCCCTGCGGGACCGACCGGAGTTCGGGGACGCGCGGGCCGTCTTCGCCGTCACCCTCTTTCACGGGCCGCTGGAGAAAAACGGCTTCACCCTGACGCCGCTGCCGCCCATGCAGGCGCGCGTGTATGGCCTGGGCTTCCGCGTCATGCGCGTGGTGTACGGCACGCGGGTCGCCCCCTCGGAGACCGAGCCGAGGATGGCGTGGATGGAGCGGGAAGCGTTCCTGCGGCGGCATGGGTGA